In the Vicia villosa cultivar HV-30 ecotype Madison, WI unplaced genomic scaffold, Vvil1.0 ctg.000030F_1_1, whole genome shotgun sequence genome, GGCATAAGCGGTACCAAAGAAACCCAAGCAAATTAATAACCACCAAACCCTATCAacaaaaaaacacacaaaaaggaagaaaaaaccaAAAGGACAAAAAGAAGGCATCAAACAAAGAACGAGCTAGAACTCCCTAGCCCAGGACCTGCGAAAGCAGCAACCAAACTCTACTGAAGTAATAAGAGCACGCCAATAGGAGACCGAAGACACTCCAACGGCTATTGGCTCAGATGCCTGATAGGGTTATCGAGTCATGTCGAGAAAGTAGATGAGTCCCTAACAACTAAGAGAATATCAGCTATCCACGAGTTCTCATGCTAAAAAAAACGAACTCTTCTCCACTTAAAATCCCAAATCCAAGACTTCCTCTCCCACTTAAACACCTCCCCcactgttgaagcggtaaagcagcaagcaacaaaagttttggaaatatttatctgagaaattatcgtctccacagggattagtGCATTGAACTATTGTTCGATAAGTCTCGTGtttatgagtttgggttaaaatgaGTTTAAAGTAAATTGCGGGAATTAAGCtatgaacaagaacaaaaattTCATAATTCGGACAATAGAGACTCCCGAGATTTGGAACTCATATACCTGTTAAATACTTAAACTTACTACTCAGTTGAAATCAACCTAAACTACTAATCAACATCATCACATATCGCTCACAtggaggttatctctaacgcaaagtgagACAACGACCGTATTactcgcgtcgacgatctctcagcacaaCACGAGCAACACAGAAGCATTAAGAACCGACACTAAAGTGAATACTAAGTTCTAATATATATCTAGAGTTAAAACCTAATAAATATTCTTCCTAAACTCGGATTCGAATCATCCATCTCTGCAACAATCCAAACCCGCATAGAGAAAGCAATCACTAATGAAGATTTGTAATGAAAGCATTAAACAACACCAtgagcaataaatatacatataaacaaAGCATACTTACAACAAAACCCCAATATAAATGGTTACAAAGataagaggaagagaagaaaacccAATTTCTCGCGGTGTCAAACATGATCCACTAAGCTCCCGaccccggatcatccatgagCAAGCCATAAATattgttttctaagctctaatgtacaaaaaatgaaggtgatgactttgggaacaaataccccaaagcataaccctaaaaaatctgatttttccctatttaatgactttccaaaccgcctagaccgcgcttagcgcgcaattccgcgcttagcccgctcaacagaaaattgaaatcttattttggccatatcttgagaaccgtaactccgatttgcacccggttcgaagcgttggaaatcttattccatgctctatctaacaatgaataaatatcaatgaaattgatgatttttctcatatttgtttTGAGCCTTAACCGCCGATGAACTGCTCAAAATCGCgtgtttgaagtcgtgtcttcgacactttattgatcgtgctccaaatacgcatcaatacctacaaaaagatacaaaaactatcaaactgtatcaaagtatatgaaaatacaactattcacaaagtatacggaTTTACaaacaaaacggggaattattcaaacggtattaacaaaaagtattgataagtgcaacaaattatatacacaaaataactatatttttgcacttatcaccCACTAAACAGTCGTTCTGTTTTGAGATAGAAAAAAAGCTACAGAAACCTGACTTTATGAGGAATCGGACCCAACCAAGGATCACTTTATAACAAATTGAGGATTCCTAAAACCAACTTTCTTAATAACATTAGTGTAAAACTAGTATGAGGGATCTTCCCCTTTTACCTCTAGGAGATACACCTCTGTCCAATAAGAAGATGTTAAGCAAAGAAAAACAACTCTGCCTCCTGAGATAGAAGTAGTCGGAATAACTCCATATCTAGATGATAAGATATCCTACCATAAGCCTGAAATAGCCAAAATTAACTCCACCCCCATTTACCCAACAAAGTCAGATTAACCACCGCCTAAGCCACCAAACTTAAAGGATTTACAAACACCATACCACCTAACCGTAGAAATCTTAGAGCCCCCTCTAACACCACCCCACAAAAATCGTCTTTGATTAacataatcttcttccaaactacCTTAACATTCatctttcaaaaagacaaaaagaagacAGTAATAACGTTAAGAATAAAATTAAGAAGAATCATCCGCCTTCCTAGAGATATATACCCATTCCGCCAAGAGTGATGCCACATAATTATAAGGGAAACTAAAAGTTTTCTAGTACAGTACAACTAAGGATTCATCCTTATTGGAAAGCAGGATCATAATGTATCCCAATCTGCTCTTGGAGAAATTTACCCAAAGACCTATGGCTAGCCCAAAAGCTCTAAGAGTAGTCGTGATTGACTAGAGGTTTTCATAGGATGACTCTACCATATTAATTATATCATTCACATACTCAAAATAAGAGACAGTGAAGTCTGAGAAACCCACACAAATATCTGAGAAAGAACATTGGTCCACAGCCCTAGAGAACAGTCCATCAAGGCCTTACACTaccaagagaaagagaaaaagagccTTATGGCCACCTTGCTTCAATCCCTTTGTGATACGGATTTCTTATAGGTTGGGTCACCATTAACCAAGACCACAAGAATATCATTAAAAAAACATGTGATAATCCAACTTATCCAATTAATCGAGGTATGAGCTTTCTCAATATCAACTTTAAAAATGAAGCAAGATATTTTAAGCTTATTGGTTAGATCCGCTAACTAATTTACGGCTACAACCTCATCCATTAGGAATCTAGGTAACTAGTTAGAAGAAATAAGCTTCTCCATAACATCAGCGAGCCTACCCACTAAAAGTTTAGCCAGGAGTTTATAGAGTGATCCTACAAATTAAATAGGCTGAAAGTCTCTCATCTGAGATGGACAGTCGACCTTAGGAATCAATGTCACAGAAAATATAGATAAACTGTGAAGAGAGAAGGAAATTGGTGGAACAACTTGAACGCATTCCCAATCCCATCCCTAAAGATGAGTCAAAACCTCATAAAAAAAGGAGAAATTGAACCCATCTGATTTAGGACTCTTGTTACCATCACACAAAGAAATCGTTGGGTCGATCTCTACAAGGAGAAATGGGATCGTGAGACTAACACAGTCGTCCTCTAAGAGATATGGAAAAGGGTCCCCATCCAACCAGGTTCGATCCATGAGAGGTTCTTTAAAGTGATTAGAGAAGTAATCAACCATACCTCATGACAAATCTCTACTACCAAAACATCACCTATCTTAAGAGTTAAAATTGCATTTCTCGTAGACCTGCTCCTGATGATGCAAGCATGAAAGTAACTGGTATTGGCATCATCCTTGTGAAGCCACCTAACTCTAATTCTTTGGGAAAAACTGAACATCTTTAATCCGAAGTTAGATTTCTTAACACAAAGATTAACGTCTACTTTATGTAGTTAAATTTATAGTCTACAACTTAGCTTTTTGCAAAAATTACGTATGGTATTTGAGGTTATAGTATGATTTTCATAATTAGGGTTATATATTTCTAACTCAACACAATTGCttgatttttcaaataaaaacataaagacTTGATTGAACCACTGAAGAAAATATTCCTTGCAATAAGAATCATTGCATAGACATGAAAGGTTCCAACTGTTAATTCATTAATATAAACACGAAGTGTTTTCTTAAAGCATAACTATTTTTGTTTACTTTCTTCTTTGCATGATGATGATGGAAAAAAAGAGGACAATTAGAACAAAAAGTGAAAATCTCTTAAAAAGAGAGAAATAGATAGAAGTGACAAAAATCCAATGTAATATAGTGTATTTAaatttgtaaatttatttaatttaaatgttaaaattagtGGCGCATCTATGAGGGACTTAAATAAACTAGCGTTAGATCATATGTTTATTAATTTGCACATACATAATCACATATCTAACTCATTAATTAATGCCAAATCAAGTTCATAACAAGCTAGAGAAAATTGGTGGTAAGATTGATAAATTCCCCATTTCATTGTGATTTCATCTAAATCACTCTCGATCCAAATATAAACTTCAAATACAACAAGATATTTCTCTCACAAACACAATAACACATGCCTCAAATGTACCTAGATATATCTTTATTTGCACTCTCCAATCACTACACTTCATATGTAGTGACCCTAATGTACTTAAATTGAACTAACAATACCAGATTCTGATGAATCCCTAGTAGCCATTCTGACACGAACTTTGTTAACAAAATTACAATGTTTTCTAATCTCTCCTTTATTCCCAGTAATCACACCAATATTCCCCATTTTAATCATTGCAGTCTCAAAGCTATCAAAGAAAGCATTTTTATCAGCACTAAACTTGTTCACAATGCTAATAGTATCAGCACCAGAAGTTGAGAAAAGCTCTTGATCACTCTGAAGCAAACCCTTTTTAACCTGAAGATTAGAGTAGTAGTTCTTGTCAAATCTATCAGGAGTAGTAGGGTCAAAATTGGCTAGGTTTGTTCCAGGTCCGCCATTAGGGCATGTTTTGCGTAACTCTTGTAGGTAACTTGTGTTGAGAGATGGATCAGGCTTTCCTGTGTTGCTGAAGTTGTATAAACGATCGACGAATAAGGAACAGTGAGCTCTTCCGATTGTGTGAGCGCCGGAAAGAGCGACTAGATCGATAGTGGTGAGGCCTTGTTTGGCAAATGTGGCTTTGAGTTGGTCTAATGTGTTGAAAGGAGCTGGAAGATTTTGATTAGCAAGTGATTGGTTTGCTGTTAAACCGTCTCTTCTTCCTAAGGGAACTTTCCAATTAGGACCTTGTGCCTGTCAATAGGTAAATTACATCAGATACACTCTGGCACTCTGGCACGTCAACATcgataataatttataaaaataaaaaaaataaatgtaattaTAAGTGTTAGTATCGAATTGATGTTGGTATCTGAGACCCACATAAACACTGACACGTCTTTCTTCAGAAGTGACGTGGCGTGTTATAGAatcatgtgtatatatatatatatatatatatatatatatatatatatatatatatatatatatatatatatatatatatatatatatatatatatatatatatatatatatatatattatatgtgaTGTGCTATACCAAAATGGAGGAAATTTGTGCAGAAAGAGCAAGAATATCAGCACAAGAAACTGTGTTAGGACAAGCATCTTCCACTGCTGTTTTGATCCGATTTATGACATCTAAGCCTCTTAAAGAGTTGATATTTGGGAAAGCATCTTGTTCAGTCACAACGGTATCAGTTTTGTTCAGCAAAACTGATGCATCACAACCCTGTTACAATGAGAAAATCGGTGTTATATTAGAAAGGCATGAAAAAATGAATATGCAGGAAAGTATATAGAGACATACTTGAACAAAACAGTCATGAAAGTGAAGTCTGACGAGACTAGCAAGCATTCTGGGATCTGTCTTGGAAACATTTCTTATGACTTCACGAACAATGGAGTGAACATCTGGACAAGTGTTTCTGTAGAAAGATGCATCAAGCTGTGCATTAGAAGAGAAGGGTAAGCCTCCAAGAAGAACCACTGCATAGCTTAGAGCTGTCAATGTGAGACCAAAGGAGTTCATTTTGTTGTTTTGAGTGTGATTGGGCATTAATCAAGCCTCTATTTTTATAGGCAAATAAATGTTGTAATTGTTATGATGACTTGTAAAgtactttatttattaatttatttgaaaaattattgCAAACGAAAGGTATCACACATATTTCATTGAACAAATAATCATTTTTATCATGTGAGTGAATGTAACTAATATTACTATGACAATTATAAACACGTCAATCACGTATATTTTGTTACTCCCCCGTTCTTTTTTAAGtatcgttttagaagaatttttttttcctatttaagtgtcgttttataattaaatgttataatttgtcatttatacccttattttctcaataactccacctcaaatttttcaattagttattggaaaaagagagtatatgattgaatttatttggaaagagaaaaataaataagggtataatagaaaaagtaactctaataatgcactatcttggttgaagagctttttgctaaaacgacacttaaaaaggaacggagggagtattaattttataaaataaattgatttctttagtaatgatacatatttttattgaaaaaggaATTACACATACCAAAAACAAAATGcgtcattatttttttttaatggtgAATTGAATCctcttaaaaaatatatacaaaattttagaagacataatattattatatatgaatCTATAAATTCTTTGTAAAAGATTTTATCTTTGATTTCAAAATGTAAAAAAAgttgaatataaataatatgaaaatatgtgATTGTTCGAACACACTTTTTCGTGTTTAACTAATTTATTTGAAGCGAATTAAACTTTATACCAAGTGATTGCTAACTATTTGAGGGGCATATAATTTTTAGGTTAAATTATTCCTAAGattctttaagttatttaattgtaaaagtttggtccttcaaattttttttaaaacaacttGATCTTTTTGGGTGATATCTGTCACCTTTTTCTCTCGTTTTAATCATTTAGAAATGTTGGTTGTTGTGTTTTTGGAAGCACTTCATCAGTTTTACATCCCTCAAAATAATTGCATCCACAATTAGCACATTTTCTCGGTTAAAAAAGGATAATGGTGCATACATTTGATAACATAAAGGACCTAGTTGTAGTAAAAATAACATGAATGATCAaattgttacaattaaataatttaaaggatcttgggagtaatttaacctaatttttattagattttttttaatttgattttgtttattaattttttatatatatttgaatttatttatttttgttcataTTATATCTAAAGGTCGCCTCCCTTTAGAATTGGTGTTGGTGTTGAGTTTTATTCCATTATTTTCGTTGGTGAGAACCATAATaaaaactcagttttgtatataATGAACTTAAGTTTATGTGGAATTTATTTGGTTAGGTGATGTGTATTAAGTttgttttacttttgtttttgttttgcatAATTAGGAAAGTTGCTTAAGCAATTCTTAAAATAATGATGAAATTAAGAAGGAAaaggaaattgattttttttttttgttttcttgtttccccttcattttcttatttttttttaagcaaggaaTAATATAAAAagggagtactaggggtactcaatCCCTCTTACAAAAATCGGTATCTACCGAAGAAGCGTTCGAAATTACATTACAATTGCAATCTATCTAAGAAAATGCAAAGGATCTttgcaaaaatcataaaaattacaattgtcGTATGTAATTTCGCCGTGGAAAGACCATTTCCAAATCAACacttttatgctccaacaaatgtCCGAGACACTCCAATTATCGTTACCGAATATGACTTTGTTCCTCCTTCTCCATAATCCCCAACACACCGCTATCCAAACCAAACTCTCCGACCCTCTCCTCACTTTCTTCCGCCTCATACCGTCATGAACTAGAAGAAAATTCTCCCAAACTAACGGAAGCAAAGCCAAATCCATCTCTAACCAAACCAAAATTGAAACTCACACCTTCTTAGCAACaacacaaaaaaagaaaagatgtgCTATATTTTCCTCACTATCTTTACAAAACTCACAAATAAGGTCGGAAGGAGAAGAGAATATACCTCTAACAAAAAGATGATTTTTAGAGGGGAGTCTATCAATCAAAACCCTCCAAGCAAAAGCTTTATATCTAAAAGGTACTAAAGCTTTCCAAACCAAATTCAAAGCCTTCTCTCTATCCGGAGTAAAAATAGAACTAAGACTATTTACCGAAAGATAATCGTAACAAGACCTTACCGAAAAATTCCCGTCTTCATTCGGGATCCACCAAGAGTCATCATCCCTCCCACAAACCGGCCGGATATCCACTAACATCTCCTTAAGCTCTTGAAGCCGAATCCAAATAGGAGAATTAAGAGTTGCGGAAATTCCCAAATTACTCCACCTCCACCTACCCTCTTCCCACTCAACCATACCATCCACCAATTCATTCTTCAATTCCAAAAGAAGGAATAAGTCCGGAAATACCTCTTTCAAGTTACAATCCCCCAACCAACTAACATGCCAAAAGAAGATAGAATTTCCTTTCCCTAGAATAAATTTACATCTCTCAAGAAAGTCGCCCTCTATGTGTCTCTTTTCCAACCGCATGATATCTTTCCACCAAAAAGATGCTAACCTGCAAGAAAAACCGGTGAACCCAATCAAAATATTTCTACCTCCATATCTAGCCCTTAGCATCTTTATCCACTGCGCGTCTCCGCCTTTTGAAAGCCTCCATCTCCACTTCATAAGCAAAGAAACGTTAAACTCTTCCACTAATTTCAAGCCGAGGCCACCTTTCTCCTTAGGAAGGCAAACCAAGTCCCACCTAGACCAATGGATCTTCTTTCTATCCTCCACCCCTTTCCACAAAAAGGAGTTTTGGATTCTGGAAATCTCTTTACCAACTTGAACAGGGGCTCTGTAAAAAGACATCAAAAAAATGTGAAGGCTACTCAAAACAGATTTCAATAACTATTGTGAAGAATTTGACTCTTGAGAATTTTCTAATTGTGGTTCgaatcaattttataaatttgaGCATCATTTAAAtctcttaatttaaaaaatatacattcaTCTCTTAGCTTTTAAAatgtattatattaattttttcatCTAATTAACAACAAATTTAACGActgatttataatttttttgtcaaTAGTTAGATATAAAGAATTAACAtagtgtattttattattttaaagtattttgaagagttaagagattaaatagttatttaaattaatcatttaaaaaaactttgaaattaacatatatgacaaaataaatgaatgagctgtttgatttggttttctaaaacaattttttagtttttaaaattaaaaataaaaaaacttatttgaTAGTCTAATTTTAGGCTAAATTATCTGATGGGTCccttaagttatttaattataacaatGTGGACTTTTATGTTTTTTTCGCTACAAGTATGTCCTTTATACACTACTAGAAAAATTGAATATAGAGACGGGACAAATCTGTCTCTAAAACATAAAAAATCTGTCACTGAGCATGTTAGAGACGGAATTCGAGACGGATCAACATCCGTTGTTAAGTAAATCGTCTCAAAGTGTTTAGAGACGGAAATTTTGTCCTATCTCTGACCAGAGACGGATTTTTTCCGTCTTCGGTGATCCAATTTTTGCGGCTGTACCTTTTATTTAAGTCCGTCTCTATCCGAGACGGAGATAACCGTCTCTAAACCTAGTAATTCTTTCTCCACTATTCCATCTCAAACACTTATAATTCTGTCTCTACTaaaatattattgtttatttttatttgactATCTATACTATTTTGGATTATTTTTTGATACACTTAAATAAAAAACGTCAGACATAGACATAAATTTCGCTGATCACTACATGTGCTTACATATCATTCAGTAAAACCATTATATGATATTAAACTTTAACATGCTCAAAATATGAAAAGATCGTATATTTGATCTAACAAATATCAAATAACTAAGACTAAAATTCATATTCAAAATACATGTTGTGCTTACAAATCATTAAGTAAAGCATTCCATGATATTAAACTTTAACATGTCCAAAATATTAAAGACCATAtatttgatctaacaaaaatcaaAGTAAATAAGACTAAAGTTCACCATCACCCATCTCAATATTTTCATTATCACCTTCTCCTTCTGGTTCAGGTTCAAGTGGAgagttttaattaatattaggCATAAATCTTGCAAACATTTGCTCCCAATGCTCCATCTTTTGTTTTAGCATTTCTTGTTCAAGATTCTTTTGCTCAAGTTTGGCAGTTAACGCTTCAATCTTAGCCTCCATAGAAGCAACTTTATCTGAAGACACATCACTAGGTATAAAAGATGATTTTAAAGATTCTTTGATAGTAGCAGCTTGAGATCCTAATCCAAATATGCGTCCTTTCTTGTTAATGCCTCCTACAACTTCCATGTATATATTGTTATCAGATTGTTGGGTAGATTGCTCGCTGCTACCCTCACCACTTTGTGAGTTTTTCTCTTGGTACATTtcctaaaaaaatagaaaatagtatttatttatatttataaaagataTAAATAAAAGTAATGAATACATACAGCTATTTTAGCTTGTTCTTCATTAAACCACTCATTTGGCTTTCCCTTAGGCCTATGAAGTCGTTGGTAAAGCTCAAAACATGTTGGTTCCCTATGCAATTCCACCCTCTAAAACAATAACCAACATATACATTAaagtaatataaatatatttaaaaaaactacATAACATTGATAAGAATAACTAACCATTTTTTTGGCATGTTCTCTAGCGGGATATAGATCCTCCACTATGCACATTGTGTCCAACTcgagaatttttgttttgtttattaatCGTAGAAATTTTTTGCCACTTTTCACCTTTCCAATGAGCCTTTAATTTCTTcaaattatcttcatcaatccaaTTACCTTCATCCTCACCATTACGAACTTTGTACAAACAATTTTTTAAGGCCAATGATCCCCTGCTATTAAAGCTCTTCTTAATATTATCTTCATCCTTCTCAAGCCATTTGTATTTAGCCTACtaacaaaaatatttgtattttcacaataaaaaatatacaataaaGGAAATATTATTAATCCATGTAAGCATGTGTACCATAACCTATATGATATGTGCAAGTAACTAGAAACATACAGAGGGTTGCGGTTGTACTAATTAGCACGATAATAAATTATCGCACAAGTTAAGATTGTCATGCAATCTACCTAAAACAATTGTCAAGGAAAACAATATTATTTCAGCGCaggaagaagaaataaaaaacagAATCTCATATTAGCATTCAATAAACAGTGAATTGAAAAACATAAAACTATCTAAAagacttcatacatatatttgtttttaattatagtGAATAAcagtttaaatatttataaatattaagatATTACAtactaaatttataaatatttatatacttGAAAACTTAAATTGAAATTTATGAATTAAATTAGAGGGGTGATATTTTAGATTAGAAATTAAATGGATATATATTCTATGAGACAAACAAAGCAGGAATAATATTCTGTCAGACCTTAATGTGACAGTCCAACTAAATCTCACATGTACTGGCGGATCATACCAAACACAAACATACTATAGAAATTTGGCTGGACTGTTGGATACTAACAACAGGAAATATTATCACAAAGCAGATTCCATAACaattccataaaaggaaataTTGACAGGGCAAATTACATTCTCAAAAATAGCATTTTTATGACAATACCATAAATCATATTTTTACTCTATCATGCATATCTTAGCAAAGTCCTAACACAGAAAAATCCAATCATATATATAAGTCATTTTTATGTcaatttttaatttctaaaagTAAGGAATGTGACACAATACGTTAAAGTCATCAAACAAAAGTTTATATGTTACTTCATCCAATTCCAAACTACTCCAACATGGCCACGCCCCTGTAAAATGTGTCTTCAAAATTTGTGTGATAGCACCCCTCACTCTAAATTCTGGA is a window encoding:
- the LOC131622478 gene encoding peroxidase 15-like, giving the protein MNSFGLTLTALSYAVVLLGGLPFSSNAQLDASFYRNTCPDVHSIVREVIRNVSKTDPRMLASLVRLHFHDCFVQGCDASVLLNKTDTVVTEQDAFPNINSLRGLDVINRIKTAVEDACPNTVSCADILALSAQISSILAQGPNWKVPLGRRDGLTANQSLANQNLPAPFNTLDQLKATFAKQGLTTIDLVALSGAHTIGRAHCSLFVDRLYNFSNTGKPDPSLNTSYLQELRKTCPNGGPGTNLANFDPTTPDRFDKNYYSNLQVKKGLLQSDQELFSTSGADTISIVNKFSADKNAFFDSFETAMIKMGNIGVITGNKGEIRKHCNFVNKVRVRMATRDSSESGIVSSI